From Leptospira brenneri:
TTCCCCGGAATAAAAAATGCCAAACTACCTGGTGTATGTCCTGGAACTGAGAAAACATAGAAACTCTGATCGCCAAAAAAATCTAATACCGAAATTTGAGTTTTATCTTTGCCAAAATCAAGTTGGAATAGATTTGGATTTTCTCCTAACAAACGATCGGTGGAACCTTGGACAAATAAATTGATGAACTGTTTACTTGTAACCTCTCCGGGGCCTACATAAAAAGGAACTGATCGATCGATTTCATGTGCTCCGAGTACATGGTCAAAATGCAAATGAGTAAAAAACACTCCCTTCAAGTTTATTTTATTTTTTGACAAATAGGATTTTGTTGTTTCGTATATTTTCAATTGATCCAAATGCATTTGAGATGCTAGAACAGAGTTAACAAGAAATCCATCTGGACTTTTGGTAAAACTCTCGCCGATTCCAGAATCTATCAGAAAGGTTCCGAAATTTGGATGTTTGATCAGATAAAAGTAAATGGAGATAGGTTCCATCCTATCCTTTAAGCCAGCAAGTTTTGCCTTAGGATCATCTAAGTCCAACAAACCAGAAAGTGATGCTTCCCAATCCGCAACTTTCACCACTTGAATTTCCACTAAATTTTTAGGTTTTAAGGAAATACCAAGTTCACTCGCTTCTTTTACAGGATAAAGTTTTACCTGGTGTGATGTCACCTGGCAAGAAATCCCTAAAATAAAAATTAGCAAACAGATGATTTGAAAAACTCTTTGTAACATACCCACCTCAAACAAGTAACTGTTCTTTAAACTGATCGAAGTAATTTACATCCCCCGTCAGTTTCCACATTTGAATGCAACCCTGATACAACACAAGAATCGATCTAGCTTTTCTTTCCGAATCTTTTTTATTTAATGTAAGATCAGAATTTTCCAAAAAATTTATGAACTTCTCCTTTAGTAGATTCATTGTTTCACTAATTTCAAGATCAAATTCTCCAGAAGACTGAGCAGATAAATTTGCAAAAGGACATCCTTTATAAGTTTTTGATTTTGCTAGAGTTTTCAAAAACCGACACCATGCACTTACAAAGGCTCTATAATTTTTTGGATTTTTTTGAATGAAATGATCAACCAAATCACACAAACTTTCTTTTTCCAAATGTAGAAAAGCACGACCTAAATCTGTTTTACTTGGGTAATAGTTATAAAAACTCTTTTTGGAAGTATTTGATTTTTCAATTACTTCGTT
This genomic window contains:
- a CDS encoding TetR/AcrR family transcriptional regulator, with translation MKHQNPNSSLLSMPNARNEANPGARLLNAARDLFYSHGYAMAGINEVIEKSNTSKKSFYNYYPSKTDLGRAFLHLEKESLCDLVDHFIQKNPKNYRAFVSAWCRFLKTLAKSKTYKGCPFANLSAQSSGEFDLEISETMNLLKEKFINFLENSDLTLNKKDSERKARSILVLYQGCIQMWKLTGDVNYFDQFKEQLLV
- a CDS encoding MBL fold metallo-hydrolase, whose amino-acid sequence is MLQRVFQIICLLIFILGISCQVTSHQVKLYPVKEASELGISLKPKNLVEIQVVKVADWEASLSGLLDLDDPKAKLAGLKDRMEPISIYFYLIKHPNFGTFLIDSGIGESFTKSPDGFLVNSVLASQMHLDQLKIYETTKSYLSKNKINLKGVFFTHLHFDHVLGAHEIDRSVPFYVGPGEVTSKQFINLFVQGSTDRLLGENPNLFQLDFGKDKTQISVLDFFGDQSFYVFSVPGHTPGSLAFFIPGKPNSHLILGDSSHTRWGWLEGVTPGSFTTDRNLNRESLNFLKKLEELNKPRFVYPGHQERISNLEK